The following proteins are encoded in a genomic region of Sorangiineae bacterium MSr12523:
- a CDS encoding FKBP-type peptidyl-prolyl cis-trans isomerase, which produces MSDIKPGTGKEAQRGDTVKVHYVGTLPDGTEFDSSRRRDTPLEFQLGTGAVIKGFDTAVTGMKVGGLRRVTVPPELGYGRQGSPPKIPPSATLVFEIELVDVIRD; this is translated from the coding sequence ATGTCGGACATCAAGCCGGGCACCGGCAAGGAAGCGCAGCGCGGCGACACCGTGAAGGTCCACTACGTCGGCACCCTGCCCGACGGCACGGAGTTCGACAGCTCGCGCCGCCGTGACACGCCGCTCGAGTTTCAACTTGGCACCGGCGCCGTCATCAAGGGCTTCGACACGGCGGTCACCGGCATGAAGGTCGGCGGCCTGCGAAGGGTGACCGTCCCGCCCGAACTGGGCTACGGACGCCAGGGCTCCCCGCCGAAAATCCCGCCCAGCGCCACCCTCGTCTTCGAAATCGAGCTCGTCGACGTCATTCGCGATTAA
- a CDS encoding biopolymer transporter ExbD, whose amino-acid sequence MQRPTRSGKRTHVSRVLAAAACAFSLSACDGARKPSPVEATGDPDALHVYVGRDGVTFIQGEPLLTDAKILTRAEEFHAKNPHGRVVVQSHEAAVHGRTVRVLDLLKEAEIQYVAVGVRPQSR is encoded by the coding sequence ATGCAACGCCCCACCCGCTCCGGCAAAAGAACACACGTCAGCCGTGTGCTCGCGGCTGCAGCGTGCGCGTTTTCGCTGAGCGCTTGCGATGGCGCGCGCAAACCGTCTCCGGTGGAGGCCACGGGCGATCCGGACGCGCTGCACGTCTACGTCGGACGCGATGGGGTGACGTTCATCCAAGGAGAACCGCTCCTTACGGACGCCAAGATCCTCACCCGTGCCGAAGAGTTTCACGCGAAGAATCCGCATGGACGCGTGGTGGTGCAGTCGCACGAAGCCGCGGTCCACGGCCGCACGGTGCGCGTGCTCGATCTCCTCAAGGAGGCCGAGATTCAATACGTCGCCGTCGGCGTGCGGCCGCAGTCGCGCTAG
- a CDS encoding DUF6278 family protein: MGDEKSGRSPGGSGSNGSGDDTFLNGVPERDTLVDRPHLNEESDDMSPTDPPPPEPELEPMPANVAELCAACVRFVASKYGVPLDFSPDTLSLLDQYIRDARPEVAQKPESLDLLQAALGAYLGEVIRRVHHGIWDTDGEYEAWRVLMTRVYLAFNPIGMVREALLGEQAPGWNAHLETDAGERDALDERLAILPEVEEDEFFAPTTRFDVVEIAVDALAAHMRQSGLGDVRFSRDDYE, translated from the coding sequence GTGGGTGACGAGAAGTCGGGGCGCTCCCCAGGTGGCAGCGGCAGCAATGGCAGCGGGGACGATACCTTTCTGAACGGGGTTCCCGAGCGGGATACCCTGGTCGATCGGCCGCATTTGAACGAAGAATCCGACGATATGAGCCCCACGGATCCCCCGCCCCCCGAGCCCGAGTTGGAGCCGATGCCCGCGAACGTGGCGGAACTTTGCGCTGCCTGCGTTCGATTCGTCGCTTCGAAATATGGCGTACCACTCGATTTTTCGCCCGACACGCTGAGCCTGCTCGATCAGTACATTCGCGATGCCCGACCCGAGGTGGCGCAGAAGCCCGAGAGCCTCGACCTGCTCCAGGCCGCGCTCGGCGCCTACCTCGGGGAAGTGATACGCCGCGTCCACCACGGCATCTGGGACACCGACGGCGAGTACGAGGCGTGGCGCGTGCTCATGACACGCGTGTATCTTGCATTCAATCCCATTGGGATGGTGCGCGAGGCGCTGCTGGGCGAGCAGGCCCCCGGATGGAACGCGCACCTCGAGACGGACGCCGGTGAGCGCGATGCTCTGGACGAGCGGCTCGCCATTCTTCCCGAGGTGGAAGAGGACGAGTTTTTCGCGCCCACCACGCGCTTCGACGTCGTCGAAATCGCCGTCGACGCCCTGGCCGCGCACATGCGCCAATCGGGCCTCGGCGACGTCCGCTTCTCCCGCGACGACTACGAATGA
- a CDS encoding endonuclease/exonuclease/phosphatase family protein, protein MSLRIVTLNIWNRMEPWDKRLVTIRNELATLDADIIGLQEVVQIKPTSAMADAEASTEFGFDQARAIAEGFDYATCFGRNVESPYPMGNAILSRWPILRTLVFPLPRVETDEHRSLLFAEIKSPYGAVPVFCTHLNWKLDEGHVREVQVRYITDQIRGLVAPNQGFPPILMGDFNAEPDSDEIRFLRGRTSLGGSSVYFADAFGVAGDGSPGSTFVRSNPFAAVAREPDRRIDYIFVRGPDEQGRGEPLEARVCFREPHEGVFASDHFGVTTTLST, encoded by the coding sequence GTGTCTTTGCGAATCGTCACCCTCAATATTTGGAATCGAATGGAGCCTTGGGACAAAAGGCTCGTCACCATTCGTAACGAACTTGCCACGCTCGATGCAGACATCATCGGTCTGCAGGAGGTCGTGCAGATCAAACCGACGTCGGCCATGGCCGATGCCGAAGCCTCCACCGAGTTCGGTTTCGATCAAGCGCGCGCCATTGCGGAAGGGTTCGACTACGCCACCTGCTTCGGCCGTAACGTCGAGAGCCCGTACCCCATGGGCAACGCCATCCTTTCGCGTTGGCCCATCCTTCGCACCCTGGTTTTTCCGCTCCCGCGCGTCGAGACCGACGAGCATCGGTCCCTGCTCTTCGCCGAGATCAAATCGCCCTATGGCGCGGTGCCTGTATTCTGCACGCATCTCAATTGGAAGCTCGACGAAGGTCACGTGCGTGAGGTGCAGGTCCGCTACATCACGGATCAGATCCGTGGCCTGGTGGCCCCCAACCAAGGCTTTCCCCCTATCCTGATGGGCGACTTCAACGCCGAGCCGGACTCGGACGAGATCCGCTTCCTGCGCGGACGCACCTCGCTCGGGGGCTCCAGCGTCTACTTTGCCGATGCCTTCGGCGTCGCGGGCGACGGGAGCCCGGGGTCGACCTTCGTGCGCTCCAATCCGTTCGCCGCCGTCGCCCGGGAGCCGGATCGACGCATCGACTACATCTTCGTCCGCGGCCCCGACGAACAGGGGCGCGGCGAGCCGCTCGAGGCGCGGGTCTGCTTTCGCGAGCCGCACGAGGGCGTCTTTGCGAGCGATCACTTCGGCGTGACGACGACACTGTCGACGTAA
- a CDS encoding alpha/beta hydrolase, translating into MTEPEEQKVGVGDEAVTAIHYAPAAEARARLILAHGAGANQRHPFMVRTARALAGMGVGVTTFNFGYTERGRRVPDPKDALERCFRQVLHAEAPRGPEVRGLPRPTFNAAPIFLGGKSMGGRIASQVVAAGGLEVEVRGLVFLGYPLHPPKKPTQLRVAHWPEVKVPQLFVQGTRDEFGTVEEITVHVPKLGAPATIFPIEQGDHSFAVPKKLGIPQDEVFTRAFEAMAAWMLARV; encoded by the coding sequence ATGACGGAGCCCGAGGAGCAAAAGGTCGGCGTGGGGGACGAGGCCGTGACGGCGATTCACTATGCCCCTGCGGCCGAAGCGCGCGCACGACTCATTCTGGCGCATGGTGCGGGGGCGAATCAGCGGCACCCGTTCATGGTGCGAACGGCGCGGGCCCTGGCCGGAATGGGGGTGGGGGTGACGACCTTCAATTTTGGCTACACGGAGCGCGGGCGCCGTGTTCCCGATCCCAAGGATGCGCTGGAACGGTGCTTCCGGCAGGTGCTGCACGCCGAGGCGCCGCGCGGACCGGAGGTTCGCGGCTTGCCGCGACCGACTTTCAACGCAGCGCCGATTTTCTTGGGCGGAAAGTCGATGGGGGGCCGCATTGCCTCGCAGGTGGTGGCCGCGGGCGGGCTCGAGGTGGAGGTGCGGGGGCTGGTGTTTCTGGGCTATCCGCTGCATCCGCCGAAGAAGCCGACCCAGCTTCGGGTGGCCCACTGGCCCGAGGTGAAGGTGCCGCAGCTTTTCGTGCAGGGAACGCGCGACGAATTCGGGACGGTGGAGGAGATCACGGTGCATGTGCCCAAATTGGGTGCACCTGCAACGATTTTTCCGATCGAGCAGGGAGACCATTCGTTCGCGGTGCCGAAGAAGCTGGGCATCCCGCAGGACGAGGTGTTCACGCGCGCCTTCGAGGCCATGGCGGCGTGGATGCTGGCGCGGGTCTAG
- a CDS encoding nickel-dependent lactate racemase, producing the protein MEAFVSHPLVVTLDRKSAPRTLFAGDRLVEVDMPPGTRVIYPRSPLTPLKDVDAAIRYALNHPYGTDPLHARLRPGMKVVIAIDDISLPLPPMRRPDVRERVLTVVLSMLADHGVEDVEMIIATAVHRRMTANEIRHIVGDRIFNAYYPDRLYNHDAEDPHGMKEVGVTDHGETVELNKKAVEADLLIYVNLNLVPMDGGHKSVSVGLCGYKSLRAHHNPRIMRDCHSYMDPKASALNTSVERMGRLVNKSLNVFTIETTINNRMFDTPLEFLAKNEDDLSPAERAAMKALVFTLSKVPQPARQAIFNRVPSPYGVTGVFAGETEAVHERTLAKCFEQYAVPVKGQADILVSGIPYISPYNVNSFLNPLLVQVMAQGYLFNSYRGKPLVKKGGTLIITHPCTDQFDKDHHAPYIEFVHNLLPETRDAMELHKRYEAKFAANPAYIQMYRTGHAYHPAHPFFMWYWGEAGRQHLGRVIVVGADNEYIPKLLGYETARTMTDAIDMAKETAPPSPEITLMHYAPILIADVT; encoded by the coding sequence ATGGAGGCATTCGTGAGTCATCCGCTCGTCGTCACCCTCGATCGCAAGAGCGCCCCGCGCACCCTCTTCGCCGGCGATCGCCTCGTCGAGGTCGACATGCCCCCGGGCACGCGGGTCATCTACCCGCGCTCGCCGCTGACGCCGCTCAAGGACGTGGATGCGGCCATCCGTTACGCGCTCAATCATCCGTACGGCACCGATCCGCTGCACGCGCGCCTGCGTCCGGGCATGAAGGTGGTCATCGCCATCGACGACATCTCGCTGCCGCTCCCGCCGATGCGCCGCCCCGACGTGCGCGAGCGCGTCCTCACCGTGGTCTTGAGCATGCTCGCCGACCACGGCGTCGAGGACGTGGAGATGATCATCGCCACCGCCGTGCACCGCCGCATGACCGCGAACGAGATCCGTCACATCGTCGGCGACCGCATCTTCAACGCGTACTACCCGGACCGCCTCTACAACCACGACGCGGAGGATCCGCACGGGATGAAGGAGGTCGGCGTCACCGATCACGGTGAGACCGTCGAGCTCAATAAGAAGGCCGTCGAAGCGGATCTCCTCATCTACGTCAATTTGAACCTCGTCCCCATGGACGGCGGCCACAAATCCGTCAGCGTGGGGCTCTGCGGGTACAAGAGCCTGCGCGCGCACCACAATCCGCGCATCATGCGCGATTGCCATAGCTACATGGACCCGAAGGCGAGCGCGCTGAACACCAGCGTGGAGCGCATGGGCCGATTGGTGAACAAGAGCCTCAACGTGTTCACCATCGAGACGACCATCAACAACCGCATGTTCGACACGCCGCTCGAGTTCCTCGCCAAGAACGAGGACGATCTCTCGCCGGCCGAGCGCGCGGCGATGAAGGCGCTCGTCTTTACTTTGTCGAAAGTCCCGCAGCCCGCGCGCCAGGCGATTTTCAACCGCGTGCCCTCGCCCTACGGCGTCACCGGCGTGTTCGCCGGCGAGACGGAGGCGGTGCACGAGCGCACCTTGGCCAAGTGCTTCGAGCAGTACGCGGTGCCTGTTAAGGGCCAGGCGGATATCCTCGTTAGCGGTATTCCGTATATCAGCCCTTACAACGTCAATTCATTTTTGAATCCATTGCTCGTGCAGGTGATGGCGCAGGGCTACCTATTCAATTCGTACCGCGGAAAGCCGCTGGTGAAGAAGGGCGGCACCCTCATCATCACGCATCCGTGCACCGACCAATTCGATAAAGACCACCACGCGCCATACATCGAATTCGTGCACAACCTGCTGCCCGAAACGCGCGATGCCATGGAGCTCCACAAGCGCTACGAGGCGAAGTTCGCGGCCAACCCGGCGTACATTCAGATGTACCGCACCGGACACGCGTACCATCCTGCGCACCCATTTTTCATGTGGTACTGGGGCGAGGCAGGCCGGCAGCACCTCGGGCGGGTCATCGTCGTCGGCGCCGACAACGAATACATCCCCAAGCTACTCGGCTACGAGACCGCGCGCACCATGACCGATGCCATCGACATGGCCAAGGAGACGGCACCGCCCTCTCCCGAAATCACGTTGATGCACTACGCACCGATTCTGATCGCCGACGTCACGTGA
- a CDS encoding HAD-IB family hydrolase, whose amino-acid sequence MTASYFDVDGTLVRTNLVHPTVFYLLNQKTPVHSLGRLARAAIQSPRMVLAEMRDRRAFNELLFSVYEDMSQDRLLVLADEAFDKVLKPALYPEARDLVRKCRDQGHDVVLVSGALDFLMKLLADYLGATHVIANRLEIKDGYATGRLLRPVVAGPEKARLVREHARAGGHDLDHCFAYSDSYSDVPMLSVVGHPAAVNPDGRLERLAHTYGWPVISLEAKHARRTSRLVPWRHS is encoded by the coding sequence GTGACCGCAAGTTATTTCGATGTAGACGGGACGCTGGTGCGGACCAACCTCGTTCACCCCACCGTCTTCTACCTGCTCAATCAGAAGACGCCGGTGCATAGCCTCGGGCGGCTTGCGCGCGCCGCCATCCAGAGCCCGCGCATGGTCCTCGCCGAGATGCGCGACCGCCGCGCCTTCAACGAGCTGCTCTTTTCGGTCTACGAGGACATGAGCCAAGACCGACTGCTCGTCTTGGCCGACGAAGCCTTCGACAAGGTCCTCAAGCCTGCGCTCTACCCCGAGGCACGCGATCTCGTGCGCAAATGCCGCGATCAGGGGCACGACGTGGTGCTCGTCTCCGGCGCGCTCGACTTCTTGATGAAGCTTTTGGCCGACTACCTCGGCGCCACGCACGTCATCGCCAACCGGCTCGAAATCAAGGACGGCTACGCCACCGGGCGCCTCTTGCGGCCCGTCGTTGCGGGACCGGAAAAAGCGCGCCTCGTGCGCGAGCATGCGCGTGCCGGCGGCCACGATCTCGATCATTGCTTCGCTTATTCCGACAGCTATTCCGACGTACCGATGTTGTCGGTGGTGGGTCACCCCGCCGCCGTGAACCCCGATGGCCGTCTCGAGCGCCTCGCGCACACGTACGGCTGGCCGGTCATCTCTCTCGAGGCGAAGCATGCACGCCGCACTTCGCGTCTCGTTCCATGGAGGCATTCGTGA
- a CDS encoding RidA family protein has translation MTTKIHRNPDTIYKPVGNYSHAVEVQGPNRTLYISGTVPELPNGQVPRDFEGQCEATWNNILEILKSAGMGPEHLVKVNTYLTSRDQADANSRIRRRILGDARPALKVIVTQTIESDWLLEIEGIAVAPV, from the coding sequence ATGACCACGAAGATTCACCGCAACCCGGACACCATCTACAAGCCGGTGGGCAATTACAGCCACGCCGTGGAGGTGCAAGGGCCGAATCGCACGCTTTACATCAGTGGAACCGTTCCCGAACTTCCCAATGGCCAGGTGCCGCGGGACTTCGAGGGTCAGTGCGAGGCCACCTGGAACAACATTCTCGAGATCCTCAAATCCGCGGGCATGGGGCCCGAGCATCTCGTCAAGGTCAACACGTACCTCACGAGCCGCGATCAGGCGGACGCCAATAGCCGCATCCGCCGCCGCATCCTCGGCGACGCACGCCCCGCCTTGAAGGTCATCGTGACGCAGACCATCGAATCCGATTGGCTATTGGAAATCGAAGGCATCGCCGTCGCCCCGGTCTAA
- a CDS encoding lamin tail domain-containing protein, whose translation MRFSRSLPTFAVLVTLVAFAACAASGVTPPLDDDGDGDTGTKPDRGSGPGDPNLADTGTDSQNDTGEGGSFACTPSSGPSQDLVINEIDYDSVGSDEGQEFLEIYNRSAAPRSLDGLEVVFFNGEASGKDYKHIDLTPLGTLPKDGYLVIGTRNIDAGTTAPFLLVDPNTIQNGPRDAVAIMDRATHRVIDSLSYEGALTEPCNLSEGTETTAQDNNDTVGSLIRVPNGSDTNVAGTDWKFTSTPTPGAANPQ comes from the coding sequence ATGCGATTTTCACGCTCCCTTCCGACCTTCGCCGTTCTGGTCACGTTGGTCGCGTTCGCGGCATGCGCCGCCAGCGGCGTCACGCCCCCGCTGGACGACGACGGCGACGGCGACACGGGGACCAAACCGGATCGCGGCAGCGGCCCGGGCGATCCGAACCTCGCCGACACGGGCACCGATTCGCAGAACGACACCGGGGAAGGGGGCTCGTTCGCGTGCACGCCATCGAGCGGGCCCAGTCAGGATCTCGTCATCAACGAGATCGACTACGACTCCGTGGGGAGCGACGAAGGGCAGGAGTTTCTCGAGATCTACAACCGAAGCGCCGCCCCGCGGAGCCTCGACGGGCTCGAGGTCGTCTTCTTCAATGGAGAGGCCAGCGGCAAAGACTACAAGCACATCGACCTGACTCCCCTCGGCACGCTGCCGAAGGACGGGTACCTGGTCATCGGCACGAGGAACATCGATGCGGGAACCACCGCGCCGTTCCTTCTGGTCGATCCGAACACGATTCAAAATGGCCCGCGCGATGCCGTCGCCATCATGGACCGAGCCACGCACCGCGTGATCGACTCGTTGTCCTACGAGGGGGCCCTCACCGAGCCATGCAATCTGTCCGAGGGCACGGAAACGACGGCGCAGGACAACAACGACACCGTCGGCTCGCTGATCCGCGTTCCCAACGGCAGCGACACCAACGTCGCTGGCACCGATTGGAAGTTCACCAGCACCCCCACCCCCGGCGCCGCCAACCCCCAATAG
- a CDS encoding metallophosphatase family protein encodes MRIGIFSDVHANHEALSAVLEAYRRESIDAYYCLGDTVGYGGSPNECADLVREVAKVTILGNHDAAVSGRMDYSYYYEAARHALDAHAAMLSAENMSWLKSLPYEHRLEAINVLLCHGSPVRLEEFEYIFAPEQARECLGIYDKIGHLTLIGHSHLCKVFALTRNSVEELSPLDFELEPDRKYIVSVGSVGQPRDGDNRASYTVYDTKDKRFEFKRIEYDIELAVDKVLRARLDPNFARRLPMGV; translated from the coding sequence ATGCGCATCGGGATCTTCAGCGACGTACACGCAAACCATGAAGCGCTGAGCGCTGTTCTCGAGGCCTACCGTCGGGAAAGCATCGACGCCTACTACTGCCTTGGCGATACAGTCGGCTATGGCGGCTCCCCCAATGAGTGTGCCGATCTGGTGCGCGAAGTGGCCAAGGTCACCATCCTTGGCAACCACGACGCCGCCGTTTCGGGACGTATGGATTACTCGTACTACTACGAAGCCGCGCGCCACGCACTCGATGCGCACGCCGCCATGCTCTCGGCAGAGAACATGTCGTGGCTCAAGTCGTTGCCGTACGAGCACCGGCTCGAGGCCATCAACGTGCTGCTCTGCCACGGCTCGCCGGTTCGGCTCGAGGAGTTCGAGTACATCTTCGCGCCCGAGCAAGCGCGCGAGTGCCTCGGCATCTACGACAAGATTGGACATCTGACCCTGATCGGTCACTCGCACCTCTGCAAGGTCTTCGCGCTCACGCGCAACTCGGTGGAGGAGCTCTCGCCCCTCGACTTCGAGCTCGAGCCCGACCGCAAGTACATCGTGTCCGTCGGCTCCGTGGGCCAGCCGCGCGATGGAGACAACCGCGCGAGCTACACCGTCTACGACACGAAGGATAAGCGGTTCGAGTTCAAGCGCATCGAGTACGACATCGAGCTCGCCGTCGACAAGGTCCTGCGCGCCCGCCTCGACCCGAACTTCGCGCGCCGCCTGCCTATGGGCGTTTAG